A region from the Syntrophales bacterium genome encodes:
- a CDS encoding sodium ion-translocating decarboxylase subunit beta: MDLSLFVKVIEGTGFLNITFGNVIMWVIAFTFIWLAITKNYEPLLLVPIGFGIFVVNLPMTGLMKEGHGLLWVFYHFTIDKWDLLPPIIFMGIGALTDFGPVLSNPKTLLLGAAAQFGVYMAFFIALFLGFDLKEAACIGIIGGADGPTTIFLTAQLAPHLLGATALAAYSYMAMVPIIQPPIMNLMTTEAERKIKMKQTRPVSKLEKICFPLMATGIICLLIPESAPLMAMLMLGNLFKECGVVERLSKAASNELINIVTIFLGLCVGAAMPAELFLKQQSLFIFFLGLVAFSFSTFGGLALAKIFNLFLKEKINPLIGSAGVSAVPMAARVSQVVASKNDKRNFILMHAMGPNVAGVIGTVSAAGLFLTLLK; the protein is encoded by the coding sequence ATGGATTTGAGTTTATTTGTAAAGGTCATTGAAGGTACAGGGTTTTTAAATATAACCTTCGGAAATGTTATAATGTGGGTAATAGCTTTTACTTTTATCTGGCTTGCTATAACTAAGAATTACGAACCTTTGCTTCTGGTTCCCATAGGTTTTGGAATATTCGTTGTAAACCTGCCAATGACAGGTCTTATGAAAGAAGGTCACGGCCTTCTCTGGGTTTTTTACCATTTCACTATCGATAAGTGGGACCTACTGCCACCGATTATCTTTATGGGTATAGGCGCCTTGACCGATTTTGGGCCGGTTTTGTCCAATCCGAAGACTCTTCTTCTCGGTGCGGCGGCACAATTCGGTGTTTATATGGCTTTCTTTATTGCTCTCTTCTTAGGATTTGACCTCAAGGAGGCCGCCTGTATCGGAATCATAGGAGGGGCCGACGGACCTACAACGATATTCTTAACGGCGCAGCTTGCTCCACACCTCTTAGGTGCGACAGCATTGGCAGCCTATTCATATATGGCAATGGTACCGATAATCCAGCCGCCGATAATGAACCTGATGACGACCGAGGCAGAGCGCAAAATCAAGATGAAACAGACACGGCCGGTCAGCAAGCTTGAAAAGATTTGTTTCCCGCTGATGGCGACAGGTATCATCTGTCTCCTTATCCCCGAATCCGCGCCTTTGATGGCAATGCTGATGCTGGGTAATCTGTTCAAGGAATGCGGTGTGGTCGAACGTCTCTCCAAGGCAGCATCGAATGAATTGATAAATATTGTAACGATATTTTTAGGTCTATGTGTTGGCGCTGCTATGCCGGCAGAGCTCTTTTTGAAACAGCAATCGCTCTTCATATTCTTCCTTGGATTAGTCGCCTTCAGTTTCAGCACATTCGGAGGTCTTGCCCTTGCCAAGATCTTCAACCTTTTCTTAAAAGAGAAGATAAATCCTCTGATCGGTTCGGCTGGTGTGTCGGCGGTACCCATGGCCGCGCGTGTCTCGCAGGTTGTGGCGTCAAAGAATGACAAGCGTAACTTTATTCTGATGCACGCGATGGGACCCAATGTGGCCGGCGTGATTGGTACAGTATCAGCAGCAGGACTATTTCTGACGTTATTAAAGTAA
- a CDS encoding ATP-binding protein: protein METFALAAISLTISISLLIKKKRNPVYLSFALLCFALFLQKIGVFFYGIFNIGFWKAIYYLGFLSIPPLLLAFSRFFINRQIFPKRIIALTTFGSFLIGGALFTTFHRWSHLDIIPYLFVGFASVYCYTAFLASIKKRASDIEKKRMVYLAIACAMAAAASISDIFYHYGYAVPPLSNIAIAALIYFTLIIITYPHLPEFYEIMARALIIFILTLFAAIVFYLIIGLFGEGSTLPPINIMLMTSFIIVIFIDPVKLILKKIASFLFFEGRDVFTSLYAIDEKLENEKSVLLEEMATGLAHEIRNPLGSIKGAAQYLRSEVDTAENRNLLDVITEEVDRLNNVVSQFLNYAKPYTVNAKKQNINNIIEKTIALIKADNLSEKITIKKSLSPDLPEINVDGEQLMQVFLNIAFNGIEAMPEEGTLSFTTSQIEKEDATIIEIAVRDTGRGINKEDMENIFKPFFTTKEKGTGLGLPICQRIITKHGGHIEVKSNPGKGTTFYIRIKS, encoded by the coding sequence ATGGAAACTTTTGCCTTAGCGGCGATCAGCCTTACAATTTCGATTTCCCTTTTAATCAAAAAAAAGAGGAACCCCGTCTACCTGTCCTTTGCCCTTTTATGTTTTGCGCTGTTTTTACAAAAAATCGGGGTGTTTTTCTACGGAATTTTCAATATTGGTTTCTGGAAAGCTATCTACTATCTGGGCTTTCTTTCAATCCCTCCGTTGCTGCTCGCTTTCAGCCGGTTCTTCATCAATCGGCAAATCTTTCCGAAGAGAATTATAGCCTTGACCACATTCGGCAGTTTCTTGATAGGAGGTGCCCTGTTTACAACTTTTCACAGATGGTCTCACCTGGATATCATCCCTTATCTGTTTGTTGGCTTCGCATCGGTTTACTGCTACACAGCTTTTCTTGCTTCCATTAAAAAAAGGGCATCGGATATAGAAAAAAAACGGATGGTTTATCTTGCCATCGCCTGTGCCATGGCAGCAGCCGCAAGCATTTCCGACATATTTTACCACTATGGTTATGCAGTTCCTCCCCTCTCAAACATTGCAATAGCTGCCCTGATATATTTTACTCTGATTATTATTACTTATCCCCATCTTCCGGAATTCTATGAAATTATGGCCAGGGCTCTTATAATTTTCATCCTTACATTGTTCGCAGCCATCGTATTTTACCTCATCATCGGCCTATTTGGAGAGGGTTCAACATTGCCCCCCATTAACATTATGTTAATGACGTCTTTCATAATCGTTATCTTTATTGATCCCGTCAAACTGATACTAAAAAAAATTGCCAGCTTCCTTTTCTTTGAAGGCAGGGATGTATTCACATCCCTTTACGCTATCGACGAAAAACTGGAGAATGAAAAATCAGTGCTTCTGGAAGAGATGGCAACCGGGCTTGCCCATGAAATAAGAAACCCTCTCGGTTCCATCAAGGGGGCCGCACAGTACCTGAGATCAGAAGTGGATACCGCCGAAAACCGAAATCTCCTTGATGTCATCACGGAGGAGGTGGATCGTCTGAATAATGTCGTTTCACAGTTTCTCAATTATGCCAAGCCCTACACGGTGAATGCAAAAAAGCAAAATATCAACAATATTATAGAAAAAACTATCGCCCTGATCAAAGCAGATAACCTGTCAGAAAAGATTACCATCAAAAAGTCTCTTTCCCCCGATCTGCCGGAGATAAATGTAGACGGTGAGCAACTGATGCAGGTTTTTCTTAATATTGCGTTCAATGGGATTGAGGCAATGCCCGAAGAGGGGACTTTGAGTTTCACTACATCACAGATCGAAAAGGAAGATGCCACCATCATAGAGATCGCTGTCCGGGACACCGGCAGAGGCATCAATAAGGAAGACATGGAAAATATATTCAAACCCTTTTTCACAACCAAGGAAAAAGGGACAGGTCTTGGCCTCCCGATCTGCCAGAGAATTATCACAAAACATGGTGGTCATATTGAGG
- a CDS encoding acetyl-CoA carboxylase biotin carboxyl carrier protein subunit, with amino-acid sequence MSEEILAPMPGNIWQILVKPGQEVKEDDELLVLEAMKMENPIFSPIDGVVKEINVKEKDAVDVDQLLMIIE; translated from the coding sequence ATGAGTGAAGAAATACTCGCTCCAATGCCGGGAAACATTTGGCAGATTCTTGTTAAACCTGGTCAGGAAGTAAAAGAAGATGATGAACTTCTGGTACTCGAGGCGATGAAAATGGAAAATCCCATCTTCTCTCCAATAGACGGTGTAGTGAAAGAAATCAACGTAAAAGAGAAAGATGCCGTGGATGTTGATCAGCTCTTGATGATCATAGAGTAA
- a CDS encoding OadG family protein: protein MVDWGEAMKVFAVGFSGVFVCLIILMLSVMALGKIAALFTKKEKKEG, encoded by the coding sequence ATGGTTGATTGGGGAGAAGCAATGAAGGTATTTGCTGTCGGATTTAGCGGTGTTTTTGTCTGCCTTATAATATTAATGTTATCAGTTATGGCCCTTGGTAAAATCGCTGCTCTGTTTACGAAAAAAGAGAAGAAGGAAGGTTAA